A genomic stretch from Panthera uncia isolate 11264 chromosome E3, Puncia_PCG_1.0, whole genome shotgun sequence includes:
- the ACHE gene encoding acetylcholinesterase isoform X3 translates to MRPPWCPLYMPSLAAPILLLLLFLLGGGAEAEDPELLVTVRGGQLRGVRLMAPGGPVSAFLGIPFAEPPVGPRRFLPPEPKRPWPGVLDATAFQSVCYQYVDTLYPGFEGTEMWNPNRELSEDCLYLNVWTPYPRPASPTPVLIWIYGGGFYSGASSLDVYDGRFLAQAEGTVLVSMNYRVGAFGFLALPGSREAPGNVGLLDQRLALQWVQDNVAPFGGDPMSVTLFGESAGAASVGMHLLSPPSRGLFHRAVLQSGAPNGPWATVGVGEARRRATLLARLVGCPPGGAGGNDTELVACLRTRPAQDLVDHEWHVLPQESVFRFSFVPVVDGDFLSDTPEALINAGDFHGLQVLVGVVKDEGSYFLVYGAPGFSKDNESLISRAQFLAGVRVGVPQASDLAAEAVVLHYTDWLNPEDPARLREAMSDVVGDHNVVCPVAQLAGRLAAQGARVYAYIFEHRASTLSWPLWMGVPHGYEIEFIFGLPLEPSLNYTAEERTFAQRLMRYWANFARTGDPNDPRDPKVPQWPPYTAGAQQYVSLDLRPLEVRRGLRAQACAFWNRFLPKLLSATASKAPSTCSGPAHGEAAPRPRPGLSLPLLLLLFLLLSRLLRL, encoded by the exons ATGAGGCCCCCCTGGTGTCCCCTGTACATGCCCTCCCTGGCTGCCCcaatccttctcctcctcctcttcctcctgggaggaggggcagaggctgaggACCCAGAGCTGCTGGTGACGGTCCGTGGGGGCCAGCTGCGGGGTGTCCGCCTAATGGCCCCTGGAGGCCCTGTCTCTGCTTTTCTGGGCATCCCCTTCGCAGAGCCACCTGTGGGCCCCCGTCGCTTTCTGCCACCGGAGCCCAAGCGGCCCTGGCCAGGGGTGCTGGACGCCACAGCCTTCCAAAGTGTCTGCTACCAATATGTGGACACCTTGTACCCTGGCTTCGAGGGCACCGAGATGTGGAACCCCAACCGCGAGCTGAGTGAGGACTGTCTCTACCTCAACGTATGGACACCATACCCCCGGCCTGcgtcccccacccctgtcctcaTCTGGATCTACGGGGGTGGCTTCTACAGTGGGGCCTCCTCCCTGGACGTGTATGATGGCCGCTTCCTGGCCCAGGCTGAGGGGACCGTGCTGGTGTCCATGAACTACCGGGTAGGAGCCTTTGGCTTCTTGGCCCTACCAGGGAGCCGGGAGGCCCCAGGCAACGTGGGTCTACTGGACCAGAGGCTGGCACTGCAGTGGGTACAGGACAACGTGGCACCCTTCGGAGGAGACCCAATGTCAGTGACTCTGTTTGGGGAAAGCGCCGGTGCCGCCTCAGTGGGCATGCACCTGCTGTCGCCTCCCAGCCGGGGCCTGTTCCACAGGGCTGTGCTACAGAGTGGTGCACCCAATGGCCCCTGGGCCACAGTGGGTGTGGGAGAGGCCCGCCGCAGGGCCACACTGCTGGCACGCCTCGTAGGCTGTCCCCCCGGCGGTGCCGGTGGCAATGACACAGAGCTGGTCGCCTGCTTGAGGACACGGCCAGCTCAGGATCTGGTGGACCACGAGTGGCACGTGCTGCCTCAGGAAAGTGTCTTCCGCTTCTCCTTCGTGCCCGTGGTGGATGGAGACTTCCTCAGTGACACACCCGAGGCCCTCATCAATGCTGGAGACTTCCACGGCCTGCAG GTGCTGGTGGGTGTGGTGAAGGATGAGGGCTCCTATTTTCTGGTTTACGGGGCCCCAGGCTTCAGCAAAGACAACGAATCTCTCATCAGCCGGGCCCAGTTCCTGGCCGGGGTGAGGGTCGGGGTCCCCCAGGCGAGTGACCTAGCTGCCGAGGCTGTGGTCCTGCATTACACAGACTGGCTGAACCCTGAGGACCCCGCACGCCTGAGAGAGGCCATGAGTGATGTGGTGGGCGATCACAATGTCGTGTGCCCCGTGGCCCAGCTGGCTGGGCGACTGGCTGCCCAAGGTGCTCGGGTCTATGCCTACATCTTTGAACACCGTGCGTCTACGCTCTCCTGGCCCCTCTGGATGGGGGTGCCCCATGGCTACGAGATCGAGTTCATCTTTGGGCTCCCTCTGGAACCCTCGCTAAACTATACCGCCGAGGAGAGAACCTTTGCTCAGCGACTGATGAGATACTGGGCCAACTTCGCCCGCACAGG GGACCCCAATGACCCCCGAGACCCCAAAGTCCCGCAGTGGCCACCATACACGGCGGGCGCGCAGCAGTATGTGAGCCTGGACCTGCGGCCGCTGGAGGTTCGGCGAGGGCTGCGCGCCCAGGCCTGCGCTTTCTGGAACCGCTTCCTACCCAAATTGCTCAGCGCAACCG cctcgAAGGCTCCCAGCACCTGCTCAGGCCCCGCCCACGGGGAGGCTGCCCCGAGGCCCAGGCCCggcctttccctgcccctccttctcctcctcttcctcctcctctcccgaCTCCTGCGGCTGTGA
- the ACHE gene encoding acetylcholinesterase isoform X2 has product MPNPPPRVPDPGQRQRACAFTPPQASPSAPPVSEGPAPVGWPVCGLRSLVWVPTLLTRGPTQSTPLGEGGEGGGPSVGQLREGIAPISGLIWVPCVHLSGCCVCVPVSVPSCFSLSACVLVSACLSPFLSQPAPPPLQLSDNPWVRVLPNQSPCSWQPPAFTLCLSFSQQSLPALAAMRPPWCPLYMPSLAAPILLLLLFLLGGGAEAEDPELLVTVRGGQLRGVRLMAPGGPVSAFLGIPFAEPPVGPRRFLPPEPKRPWPGVLDATAFQSVCYQYVDTLYPGFEGTEMWNPNRELSEDCLYLNVWTPYPRPASPTPVLIWIYGGGFYSGASSLDVYDGRFLAQAEGTVLVSMNYRVGAFGFLALPGSREAPGNVGLLDQRLALQWVQDNVAPFGGDPMSVTLFGESAGAASVGMHLLSPPSRGLFHRAVLQSGAPNGPWATVGVGEARRRATLLARLVGCPPGGAGGNDTELVACLRTRPAQDLVDHEWHVLPQESVFRFSFVPVVDGDFLSDTPEALINAGDFHGLQVLVGVVKDEGSYFLVYGAPGFSKDNESLISRAQFLAGVRVGVPQASDLAAEAVVLHYTDWLNPEDPARLREAMSDVVGDHNVVCPVAQLAGRLAAQGARVYAYIFEHRASTLSWPLWMGVPHGYEIEFIFGLPLEPSLNYTAEERTFAQRLMRYWANFARTGDPNDPRDPKVPQWPPYTAGAQQYVSLDLRPLEVRRGLRAQACAFWNRFLPKLLSATDTLDEAERQWKAEFHRWSSYMVHWKNQFDHYSKQDRCSDL; this is encoded by the exons ATGCCCAACCCACCCCCCAGGGTCCCCGACCCTGGCCAACGCCAGAGAGCCTGCGCCTTCACGCCACCGCAAGCTTCCCCATCAGCGCCTCCCGTCAGTGAGGGCCCCGCCCCTGTCGGGTGGCCTGTGTGTGGACTGCGGTCTCTGGTGTGGGTGCCCACACTGCTCACGCGGGGCCCAACGCAGTCCACCCCGTtgggggaaggaggtgagggtgGTGGGCCCTCTGTGGGGCAGCTTCGGGAAGGTATTGCCCCCATCTCTGGCCTCATCTGGGTTCCCTGCGTTCATCTGTCTGGGTGTTGTGTCTGTGTGCCTGTCTCTGTCCCCTCTTGCTTCTCCCTGTCTGCCTGTGTCcttgtctctgcctgtctctctccatttctctcccaacCTGCCCCACCTCCTCTGCAGCTCAGTGATAACCCCTGGGTAAGAGTGTTACCTAATCAATCTCCTTGCTCCTGGCAGCCTCCGGCCTTCaccctctgcctttctttctcccagCAGAGCCTGCCTGCCCTGGCAGCCATGAGGCCCCCCTGGTGTCCCCTGTACATGCCCTCCCTGGCTGCCCcaatccttctcctcctcctcttcctcctgggaggaggggcagaggctgaggACCCAGAGCTGCTGGTGACGGTCCGTGGGGGCCAGCTGCGGGGTGTCCGCCTAATGGCCCCTGGAGGCCCTGTCTCTGCTTTTCTGGGCATCCCCTTCGCAGAGCCACCTGTGGGCCCCCGTCGCTTTCTGCCACCGGAGCCCAAGCGGCCCTGGCCAGGGGTGCTGGACGCCACAGCCTTCCAAAGTGTCTGCTACCAATATGTGGACACCTTGTACCCTGGCTTCGAGGGCACCGAGATGTGGAACCCCAACCGCGAGCTGAGTGAGGACTGTCTCTACCTCAACGTATGGACACCATACCCCCGGCCTGcgtcccccacccctgtcctcaTCTGGATCTACGGGGGTGGCTTCTACAGTGGGGCCTCCTCCCTGGACGTGTATGATGGCCGCTTCCTGGCCCAGGCTGAGGGGACCGTGCTGGTGTCCATGAACTACCGGGTAGGAGCCTTTGGCTTCTTGGCCCTACCAGGGAGCCGGGAGGCCCCAGGCAACGTGGGTCTACTGGACCAGAGGCTGGCACTGCAGTGGGTACAGGACAACGTGGCACCCTTCGGAGGAGACCCAATGTCAGTGACTCTGTTTGGGGAAAGCGCCGGTGCCGCCTCAGTGGGCATGCACCTGCTGTCGCCTCCCAGCCGGGGCCTGTTCCACAGGGCTGTGCTACAGAGTGGTGCACCCAATGGCCCCTGGGCCACAGTGGGTGTGGGAGAGGCCCGCCGCAGGGCCACACTGCTGGCACGCCTCGTAGGCTGTCCCCCCGGCGGTGCCGGTGGCAATGACACAGAGCTGGTCGCCTGCTTGAGGACACGGCCAGCTCAGGATCTGGTGGACCACGAGTGGCACGTGCTGCCTCAGGAAAGTGTCTTCCGCTTCTCCTTCGTGCCCGTGGTGGATGGAGACTTCCTCAGTGACACACCCGAGGCCCTCATCAATGCTGGAGACTTCCACGGCCTGCAG GTGCTGGTGGGTGTGGTGAAGGATGAGGGCTCCTATTTTCTGGTTTACGGGGCCCCAGGCTTCAGCAAAGACAACGAATCTCTCATCAGCCGGGCCCAGTTCCTGGCCGGGGTGAGGGTCGGGGTCCCCCAGGCGAGTGACCTAGCTGCCGAGGCTGTGGTCCTGCATTACACAGACTGGCTGAACCCTGAGGACCCCGCACGCCTGAGAGAGGCCATGAGTGATGTGGTGGGCGATCACAATGTCGTGTGCCCCGTGGCCCAGCTGGCTGGGCGACTGGCTGCCCAAGGTGCTCGGGTCTATGCCTACATCTTTGAACACCGTGCGTCTACGCTCTCCTGGCCCCTCTGGATGGGGGTGCCCCATGGCTACGAGATCGAGTTCATCTTTGGGCTCCCTCTGGAACCCTCGCTAAACTATACCGCCGAGGAGAGAACCTTTGCTCAGCGACTGATGAGATACTGGGCCAACTTCGCCCGCACAGG GGACCCCAATGACCCCCGAGACCCCAAAGTCCCGCAGTGGCCACCATACACGGCGGGCGCGCAGCAGTATGTGAGCCTGGACCTGCGGCCGCTGGAGGTTCGGCGAGGGCTGCGCGCCCAGGCCTGCGCTTTCTGGAACCGCTTCCTACCCAAATTGCTCAGCGCAACCG ACACGCTGGACGAGGCGGAGCGCCAGTGGAAGGCAGAGTTCCACCGCTGGAGCTCCTACATGGTGCACTGGAAGAACCAGTTTGACCATTACAGCAAGCAGGATCGCTGCTCAGACCTGTGA
- the ACHE gene encoding acetylcholinesterase isoform X1: MPNPPPRVPDPGQRQRACAFTPPQASPSAPPVSEGPAPVGWPVCGLRSLVWVPTLLTRGPTQSTPLGEGGEGGGPSVGQLREGIAPISGLIWVPCVHLSGCCVCVPVSVPSCFSLSACVLVSACLSPFLSQPAPPPLQLSDNPWVRVLPNQSPCSWQPPAFTLCLSFSQQSLPALAAMRPPWCPLYMPSLAAPILLLLLFLLGGGAEAEDPELLVTVRGGQLRGVRLMAPGGPVSAFLGIPFAEPPVGPRRFLPPEPKRPWPGVLDATAFQSVCYQYVDTLYPGFEGTEMWNPNRELSEDCLYLNVWTPYPRPASPTPVLIWIYGGGFYSGASSLDVYDGRFLAQAEGTVLVSMNYRVGAFGFLALPGSREAPGNVGLLDQRLALQWVQDNVAPFGGDPMSVTLFGESAGAASVGMHLLSPPSRGLFHRAVLQSGAPNGPWATVGVGEARRRATLLARLVGCPPGGAGGNDTELVACLRTRPAQDLVDHEWHVLPQESVFRFSFVPVVDGDFLSDTPEALINAGDFHGLQVLVGVVKDEGSYFLVYGAPGFSKDNESLISRAQFLAGVRVGVPQASDLAAEAVVLHYTDWLNPEDPARLREAMSDVVGDHNVVCPVAQLAGRLAAQGARVYAYIFEHRASTLSWPLWMGVPHGYEIEFIFGLPLEPSLNYTAEERTFAQRLMRYWANFARTGDPNDPRDPKVPQWPPYTAGAQQYVSLDLRPLEVRRGLRAQACAFWNRFLPKLLSATASKAPSTCSGPAHGEAAPRPRPGLSLPLLLLLFLLLSRLLRL; the protein is encoded by the exons ATGCCCAACCCACCCCCCAGGGTCCCCGACCCTGGCCAACGCCAGAGAGCCTGCGCCTTCACGCCACCGCAAGCTTCCCCATCAGCGCCTCCCGTCAGTGAGGGCCCCGCCCCTGTCGGGTGGCCTGTGTGTGGACTGCGGTCTCTGGTGTGGGTGCCCACACTGCTCACGCGGGGCCCAACGCAGTCCACCCCGTtgggggaaggaggtgagggtgGTGGGCCCTCTGTGGGGCAGCTTCGGGAAGGTATTGCCCCCATCTCTGGCCTCATCTGGGTTCCCTGCGTTCATCTGTCTGGGTGTTGTGTCTGTGTGCCTGTCTCTGTCCCCTCTTGCTTCTCCCTGTCTGCCTGTGTCcttgtctctgcctgtctctctccatttctctcccaacCTGCCCCACCTCCTCTGCAGCTCAGTGATAACCCCTGGGTAAGAGTGTTACCTAATCAATCTCCTTGCTCCTGGCAGCCTCCGGCCTTCaccctctgcctttctttctcccagCAGAGCCTGCCTGCCCTGGCAGCCATGAGGCCCCCCTGGTGTCCCCTGTACATGCCCTCCCTGGCTGCCCcaatccttctcctcctcctcttcctcctgggaggaggggcagaggctgaggACCCAGAGCTGCTGGTGACGGTCCGTGGGGGCCAGCTGCGGGGTGTCCGCCTAATGGCCCCTGGAGGCCCTGTCTCTGCTTTTCTGGGCATCCCCTTCGCAGAGCCACCTGTGGGCCCCCGTCGCTTTCTGCCACCGGAGCCCAAGCGGCCCTGGCCAGGGGTGCTGGACGCCACAGCCTTCCAAAGTGTCTGCTACCAATATGTGGACACCTTGTACCCTGGCTTCGAGGGCACCGAGATGTGGAACCCCAACCGCGAGCTGAGTGAGGACTGTCTCTACCTCAACGTATGGACACCATACCCCCGGCCTGcgtcccccacccctgtcctcaTCTGGATCTACGGGGGTGGCTTCTACAGTGGGGCCTCCTCCCTGGACGTGTATGATGGCCGCTTCCTGGCCCAGGCTGAGGGGACCGTGCTGGTGTCCATGAACTACCGGGTAGGAGCCTTTGGCTTCTTGGCCCTACCAGGGAGCCGGGAGGCCCCAGGCAACGTGGGTCTACTGGACCAGAGGCTGGCACTGCAGTGGGTACAGGACAACGTGGCACCCTTCGGAGGAGACCCAATGTCAGTGACTCTGTTTGGGGAAAGCGCCGGTGCCGCCTCAGTGGGCATGCACCTGCTGTCGCCTCCCAGCCGGGGCCTGTTCCACAGGGCTGTGCTACAGAGTGGTGCACCCAATGGCCCCTGGGCCACAGTGGGTGTGGGAGAGGCCCGCCGCAGGGCCACACTGCTGGCACGCCTCGTAGGCTGTCCCCCCGGCGGTGCCGGTGGCAATGACACAGAGCTGGTCGCCTGCTTGAGGACACGGCCAGCTCAGGATCTGGTGGACCACGAGTGGCACGTGCTGCCTCAGGAAAGTGTCTTCCGCTTCTCCTTCGTGCCCGTGGTGGATGGAGACTTCCTCAGTGACACACCCGAGGCCCTCATCAATGCTGGAGACTTCCACGGCCTGCAG GTGCTGGTGGGTGTGGTGAAGGATGAGGGCTCCTATTTTCTGGTTTACGGGGCCCCAGGCTTCAGCAAAGACAACGAATCTCTCATCAGCCGGGCCCAGTTCCTGGCCGGGGTGAGGGTCGGGGTCCCCCAGGCGAGTGACCTAGCTGCCGAGGCTGTGGTCCTGCATTACACAGACTGGCTGAACCCTGAGGACCCCGCACGCCTGAGAGAGGCCATGAGTGATGTGGTGGGCGATCACAATGTCGTGTGCCCCGTGGCCCAGCTGGCTGGGCGACTGGCTGCCCAAGGTGCTCGGGTCTATGCCTACATCTTTGAACACCGTGCGTCTACGCTCTCCTGGCCCCTCTGGATGGGGGTGCCCCATGGCTACGAGATCGAGTTCATCTTTGGGCTCCCTCTGGAACCCTCGCTAAACTATACCGCCGAGGAGAGAACCTTTGCTCAGCGACTGATGAGATACTGGGCCAACTTCGCCCGCACAGG GGACCCCAATGACCCCCGAGACCCCAAAGTCCCGCAGTGGCCACCATACACGGCGGGCGCGCAGCAGTATGTGAGCCTGGACCTGCGGCCGCTGGAGGTTCGGCGAGGGCTGCGCGCCCAGGCCTGCGCTTTCTGGAACCGCTTCCTACCCAAATTGCTCAGCGCAACCG cctcgAAGGCTCCCAGCACCTGCTCAGGCCCCGCCCACGGGGAGGCTGCCCCGAGGCCCAGGCCCggcctttccctgcccctccttctcctcctcttcctcctcctctcccgaCTCCTGCGGCTGTGA